A stretch of Aedes aegypti strain LVP_AGWG chromosome 2, AaegL5.0 Primary Assembly, whole genome shotgun sequence DNA encodes these proteins:
- the LOC5564562 gene encoding uncharacterized protein LOC5564562: MPTTTAKNEANEQHSDCDNEEEEPKDMKNAHLIINELRTRCRNQSEQIMSWKKAYALQQEQNHRLQKEKAEQLNYLTSQLLLLESRIMRKQKQVSNVLYQRELTIYRQQKIIETLSSRLIDHGIIDVVMDPAISLGSNNNNSNDFDSLNDSDSAVVLEDVDSDCNSSIYFGGGSLKSRCGGNKINNDVTIVRSISDAIETTNMKYNNTRRSNCFLRRPEVLETVYSVEEDPEPQGSGGAAGSSNAGGGVNKADPVSERRDKFKNRTEKCVSSDQSDDSKENQSTTTTKITSTTLTTVIITNTSCDGEDTPPTNGCKAGAVTNFNRVMSNHRSVTKPKDVKYKRINKAKSKSLEELRGRLRHWVERGSCNMNLNLDGSLAHLDPCQLQLQQSQQNLAQSYA; encoded by the exons ATGCCAACGACCACGGCGAAAAACGAGGCGAATGAACAGCACAGCGATTGCGATAATGAAGAG GAAGAGCCCAAGGATATGAAAAATGCGCATCTCATAATCAACGAGCTGAGGACCCGCTGTCGGAACCAGTCGGAGCAGATCATGTCCTGGAAGAAAGCGTACGCCCTGCAG CAAGAACAAAATCACCGGCTGCAGAAGGAGAAGGCCGAACAGCTCAACTACCTGACGAGTCAGCTGTTGCTTCTGGAGTCGCGTATCATGCGCAAGCAGAAGCAAGTCTCCAACGTCCTGTACCAGCGTGAGCTGACCATCTACCGGCAGCAGAAAATCATCGAAACACTGTCTAGTCGCCTGATTGACCACGGCATCATCGACGTGGTTATGGATCCGGCCATCAGCTTGGgtagcaacaacaacaacagcaatgACTTCGATTCGCTGAACGACTCCGACTCGGCGGTGGTTCTGGAGGACGTGGACTCGGACTGTAACAGTTCGATCTACTTTGGCGGGGGTTCGTTGAAATCGAGATGTGGTGGAAACAAGATCAACAACGACGTCACGATAGTAAGGTCTATTTCCGATGCGATCGAAACGACCAACATGAAGTATAACAACACGAGGCGATCGAACTGCTTCCTCAGGCGACCGGAGGTTCTGGAAACTGTCTACAGCGTTGAAGAAGACCCTGAACCGCAGGGTAGTGGTGGAGCTGCGGGAAGCAGCAATGCTGGAGGAGGTGTGAATAAGGCCGATCCGGTGAGCGAACGAAGAGACAAGTTCAAGAACCGAACGGAGAAGTGCGTCTCGTCCGATCAGTCTGATGATTCCAAGGAAAACCAAAGTACAACTACGACAAAGATCACCAGTACAACCCTGACGACAGTAATAATCACCAACACCAGCTGTGATGGAGAGGATACACCCCCGACTAATGGTTGCAAGGCGGGAGCTGTGACGAACTTCAACCGCGTAATGTCCAACCACAGGTCGGTGACCAAACCGAAGGATGTGAAATATAAACGAATCAACAAGGCCAAATCGAAAAGCTTGGAAGAACTGAGAGGCCGCCTAAGGCACTGGGTTGAACGGGGAAGCTGCAATATGAACCTTAACCTGGACGGGAGTTTGGCTCATCTGGATCCGTGTCAACTGCAGCTGCAACAGTCGCAGCAAAACCTTGCGCAGAGCTATGCGTGA